GATGCATTCCTGCGGAAAGGCGATCTCCACGGCATCCGGCGTTTGCGTAACATTAACGGAGGCGGATAAACGATGATAGTTTACCTGCGCATCGATGTTCTGCTGGTATTTCAGTTCCTCCGCATAATAGTCCGGCGATGCCATGTCTAAACGGGTGCGCATGCTTTTGATCACCAGGGTAAGCATCCCGGCTGCAAAAACGATAAATACCAATGTGATACTGTATCCCCAGTTCATGATCTTGTTTTTTTATTTTGCCGGTCCCAGG
This genomic stretch from Chitinophaga sp. XS-30 harbors:
- a CDS encoding FixH family protein, yielding MNWGYSITLVFIVFAAGMLTLVIKSMRTRLDMASPDYYAEELKYQQNIDAQVNYHRLSASVNVTQTPDAVEIAFPQECIGAALEGEVIFYRPSDSRKDFTLPLQLDGQGKLLVAREKFDRGNYRIKLRWTSGDTPYFQEKQFFVQ